gagttcgaggccagcctggtctacagagtgagatccaggacaggcatcaaaactacacagcggaaaccctgtctggggggaggAGCATGTTCTGAGTGGGGAGGATGCGTGCTGCCACACACGTGAAGGTCGGAGAACGACTTGCAGGAGTcggcctctccttccttccaccacgtggtcCCAGGGACGGAGCTCGAGTCTCCAGGCTCGGCAGCAAGCGgccttactcactgaaccatctcgaGAGCCCCTCACTGAACCATCATCTCCCGGGCccctcactgaaccatctcctgagCCCCCTTTTGggatctttcatttttttacttttgagtatttcttttatttttctaattttgggTAATGCAGAACTCTTTAGTCGATTTGTTGAAAAGCTATCcatcttattttatataaaagagtCCAAATGATCAGacgatggggctggagagatggcttagcagttaagagcacctgctgctcttgttgagatcctgtgttcagttcccagcacccacagagcagctcataaccatccataactccaattccagggaatccaatgtcttcttctgacctccacaggcaccaggtacacacgtgGTACATCTATCTACATATGCGCAGGTAAAAACACtcgtaaacataaaataaatcttttaaaaatattttataaagaatctaagagccggggctggagagatggctgagaggttaagagcactggctgttcttccagaggtcctgagttcagttcccagcaaccacatggtggctcataaccatctgtaatgagatctggtgccctcttctggcctgcaggcatacatgcaggcagaacactgtatacataataaataaataaatctctaaataaataaatatatatatatatatatatatatatatatatatatataatatttaagagtcaggcagtggtggcacaggcctttaatcccagcactgaggaggcagaggcaggcaaatctgtgagttcaagccagggctacacagagaaaccctatctcaaaaaacattttatatatatatatatatatatatatatatatatatatatatatatgatattacaTGAGATGAAATGAGCCAGGTACAGATAGAAAAATGACACGTGATCACCTCAATGTGGACTCTGAAagaaggcactgcacacatgtggtttatatacatatatgctggcaaaacacatacacataaaaatttaaaaaataataaaatcatttaaaaaaaaaaagccagaaaaaaaagtaaataataaataggtGCAGGCACAGgggcatatgcctataattctagcacctgAGATGAAAGAAAAGGATTGCAGCTGGAGGGACACCAGGGCTGCAGAGTGTGACATCCCTTCCTCTCCCAAAAGAATGAGGAGCTGGGCCCCAGGTCAGCTGCAGAGTGTGCTTGTCTGGCATAGACAAGGTCCTATTTTGGTCTCCAACCCTGCTAAGTAAAGAGGGAACACACTGTATTTTATGGAACGATGTGCTGCTTggttctgaaataaaaataaacacaattaataaataactAGACACCGTGgcccatgcttgtaatcctaacTCTGCAAAGGCTGAGGTAGGATCGCCTTGAATTCAAGACTGtttctaagctgggtggtggtgatgcacacttttaatcccagcactcaggaggcagaggcaggtgggtctctgtaaattcaaggccagcctggtctacacagagagttctgggacaagcagagaaaccctgtctccaattagaaaaagaaagaaagaaagacagagagagagagagagagagagagagagagagagagagagagagagagagagaaagaaagaaagaaagaaagaaagaaagaaagaaagaaagaaagaaagaaagaaagaaagaaaaactctgtttctaaataaagaaagaaactatgtCAAAGTCCTTGTTAAGCCGGGTgttgggggtgcatgcctttaatcccagcactcaggaggcagagccaggcagatctctgtgagttcgaggccagcctggtctccaaagcgagttccaggaaaggcgtaaaactacacagagaaaccctgtctcaaaaaaccaaaaggaagaaggaggaggaggaggagggggaggaggcaagAGGCTGAATCCACCCCAGCCCTTATAAAATTCGATGTTTTATGTAAATGAGCAGGATCGATGTTTGGCTACCTAGCTGTCCCTGGAGTGGACACTGGGACTTGCCAGGTCTGGGGTGTCAGGAGCTGCCTCCCTCCTCACAGGTACTGTCTCCCTGCAGCTGGGATGCAAACTGTGGCCAACGTGCCCCTGGCGCTCCACATGCCCTGTCAGGCTGACCTCCAAGGATGCCCAGCTCCCCGACATTCTGTGCACCCGTGATGGCCACCTCCACCACACATGAACCCTCACTGTGGCTGTGCTGGGTCctgctgtgtagtgggtagccattccagctttgatctggaagttccaacccccatcgaggcttcggtaactgtcacgcctacaaggtgggccgagagagagaggaccctggagacccaagatccggatgcgccggctctcttggttcctggaccctggacgctggaggtagacccagcagagttctccagagaacaccgccggactacgctacacctttcccagaccctgttacctatcccttcacttgtaagtcaccccacaaaataaacctcccttttaactacatggagtggccttaataatttcaccaatactgctGCCCTCACcagggtgatgtttctctttctctcagcagAGGACACTGGCCACCAGGACGTGCTGGGCTCCAGCTTCTCTGGAGTCTCCTGCGGCTCCGGCTGCTCCAGCTCTCGCCGCTTCCTATCCCTGCTGTCCACGTCCTAGACGGGGAAGGGGAACAGTGAGAGGCCCTCCAGACACTGCGACCCTCAGATGGCATCTCCGCTCCGCCACCCTCAGACACTCCCCCTGCTACATGACGTCCCTCCCATGTTCCACCCGGCCCACCCTGCCTAAGCCTCACCAGGCGGAGGATGTTGGGTCTTGGAGAGCAGATCCCTTTCTTCCCGGGGCCCTGTCCGCCCTCCAGCTCCACCCGCATGGGGTACAGCAGCCACTTCCCATTGGCGATCTCGTGGGGCCACATGATGTTGAGGAAGGCAGAGCCCAGAGTGTTGAGCGACTGACCTTGATTGGAGACCTACGGGCCCAAAGCAGCGTAAAGAAAGGAAGCTCAGGTTCTGAGTGGACCCCACGTCACAGAGAGGGGCGAGGCTGATGTGGGGGACCTCGGGAAGCACAGCATCATCAAAGCCGCACAATCTAGACCAGACTGGGCATTGTTCTCGCCTCATACCAAACCAGGACAAGCTGGACAGGTGTGGGGGGGTCTGGGATAAGCCAGGGCAAAGTATTAAGGAAAGCTATAGACTCTGCCCAAGATCCCACTCCAGCTGAGGCCCCAGGAGACTCATTCCTCTGAGTTCTTAATGCCCCCCAGACCTGCAGATGAGATGGCCTGTGCAGATGACTCACTGAGACCCCAGCACCAACATGTGCTTAGAGTCACGTCTGCCCAGTGCAGAGGCCTGGAACCCCAGGGCTACCACCATGCCGCCATGTGAGAAAAGAGCCCATACCTTGAGGCATGTCTCAACAGCCTCTTCTCTGAGGCCGCACAGCAGGATGCTTACCGTGACCTCGTACTTGACCTTGCTGCCCACATCCCTCTCTGATCGCATGGCACTCTCACCCTTCACCTCACCGGAGAAGAAGAGTTGCTGGGGAGTGGCCACCCTGGTTGTGGGGAGATGAAAGGGGGGACTGAGGGGGCCTGGGAGCCAGCCAAATGGAGCCAAGAGGGTAAGGCAGAACCAAAGCCACGGACTGGGAGCGGCAGAGGGACCCACGCAAGCAACGCCTACCCTGAAATGGACAGCGGCAACTCAATGAAGACGTGAGCTCGAACAGAGACCGGGTGCAGCTCCTGCTCACTGATCCTGGCAAGCAAACATGGGAACATGCGGGCAGTCGGCACAGGAACCGCCACGAGGCACTTGAAGCCTCTCAAGTAACCCAACCTGCCCCCGGTCTTACGTGGCCAACAGCAGCTCCACCTCCAGCTCTGTGGTCTCAATCGTGATTCCAGAGGTGCTGAGGATGAGGTAGAAAGTGACCTGCCAAGTGTGGAAAGGCAGGTGAGTCAGGGGAGATGGATCTTAAGGACGGGCCACTCAGAGAAACAGCTAGATATGCCAACCTGGGCACCTCTCTTCATAGGGTTCCCCAGCTCACACTCGACATGAGAGGCATTCTCATTGGACAGGCAGATCGGCTTCTCCTGGAtcagggagggaaggacaggtcAGTTTGGGTTACTGAATCCCTCAAGGTCTCATCTCACGTGAATACACATGGAGTTTTACTCAGTCATAAAGAACAAAACTatgtctgggcagtggtggtggtgcactcctttaatcccagcacttgggaggcaaaggcaggcagatctctgtgagttcgaggccaatctgggctacagagtgagtcccaggaaaggtaccaaagctgcacagagaaaccctgtctcaaaaaaaaaaaaaaaaaaggaacaaaactaTATCATatgcaggaaaatgggtggacCTGAAGATCaccatgtaaaacaaaacaagccagactcagaaagacaaacaccacactTTCTCTCATATAAGAAATCTAGCCgggtttgaaacctggagcttatgcagggacatttggctcagtctgggaggaagggactggacctccctggactgagtctaccaggttgatcgcagtcctggggggggggggaacttgtcctggaggaggtgggaatggagggtaggctgggggcaaggggagggggtgggaggggggagaataggggaacccatggctgatatgtagaactgaatggtattgtttataagcagaaaaaaaaatgaaaaaaaagtcttttaaattaaaataaataaataaataaataaataaataaataaataaataaaagaaatctagccaggtggcagtggcacactcCAGCCAGACAGATTAGAGATCCCTACATCCCAgcactagaggcagaggcaggtggatctctgagttcgaggccaacctggtctacagagtgagttccaccaccacgtctgcctgcatgccgccatgcttcctgttatgatgataatggactaaacctttgaacttaaacaaccccagttaaatgctttcctttataagagttgccgtgatcatggtCTCTctccacagcaagagaaaccctaactgtGACAGAGAGGAAGAGTATGGGAGTGACTATGATGAGCTAAGCATAGTGACATATGGGTTTGAAAATATCATAAAGAGACCAATAACTACTGAAaaaaaaggagggctggagagatggctcagaggttaagagcactggctgttcttccagaggtcctgagttcaattcccagcacccacatggtggctcacaaccacctgtagtgagatctgatgccctcttctggcctgcagacatacatgcaggcagatcactgtatacataatgaataaatctttaaaaaaaaaaaaaaaaggaaataaaaattaaaaggaccCCACTATGTACTGTCCCAGGTTCTTACCACAGTGTCCAGGGCCCGGACACCTGAGTAGTGTAATGAGGCTGGTAGGGTGACCAGGAGCTGGGCTTCATGGGCATCATCGCCATCTGCCTGAGGCTGGGCCGGATCCGAGGGCAGGTTGGTGACCGTCAGCTCTAGGCCTATGAACGGCTGCCCACTCAGTGCAAACAGGGCCCTTGTTCCATCCACGTCCCTGGAAGACGGGACCCGGCTCAGTGTAGGACCTGAGCCTCCCAGCACCTCCCCCCTTCCAGCCCCCAGTCAAGTGCAGGCTGTCACCCCAGGCCCCCAAACcacacacaaaccaaaccaaTCCGGCTTTTTCAATGCACCAATGCGTCAGGAGACCTCCATTCTTATGCGAACTCCACCACTTTCTGTACCAACAGcgacctctctgggcctctgatCTCCACCCACAACAGGGAGCCAATCATCCCTACCTCACAGAGGGGTGAACACTGTGATGGCGTGTCCATAAAACACACGGTATCATACAGACTAGGAACACTGTTTTCTGGCCAGGACCCTGTGGTCCCATTCCCGGCCCTCATCTTGGTCTTCTGAATCAGAGCCCTTGTGTGACCCCTCTGAAGAGTCTTCCTGCATTTGCTGAGGCCTGGCCCTCTCCTccccgagacacacacacacacacacacacacacacacacacacacacacacacacacacacacgtgctctcCACCCTTCTCACATGGGCAGAGGCTGGAACTCGGTGTCGCTGGTCCGGGAACAGAATCGGGCCTGCACCAGCTGCAGGTTGCTCTGACAGATCTTATCTTCGCCACAGCCTTGCTTCAGGAAGTGGATCTGAGGAGAGTGTTCGGGAGATCATGTCTGAGGTCAAATGTGTCACCGAGGCATACGGTGCCTTAGAGACACATGAGATTAAACAACTCCGGGCTGGTCCATAGGCAGACCACATTCCCCAGTCCAGACTGTACACACTAGATTCCACACAGAGACTGTGGAAAACAGTGAAGGCTACCACCACTGGGGTGCCGAGAGAGAATCACGCAATGAGCCCTTGCTGCCCCTTCCAGCTGAATGGGAGAGAGGTGATTTGTCCATCTCAGCAGATGACGGGGCCTTGATTATCCCAGGACCCTGAGCGACTATGGGGAGTGAGGGAGCAGGAGCACTGTCCTCTTAGATTAGAAAGGAGCACACGGCCATCTGACCTTCGAGGTATTGCATCACCTACATATATAGCGCTTCACCGGGACTCCATGTGTGGGAGGGCTTCCCAAGCGGCAAGTGGGAGGCACCAGGAGCACTGACCCTCCCAGCTCCACTTCCCCCATGCTCACCTCTGTCCTCTGGGTGCTGGGCTGGTGAGCATTGAGGATGGGAGCCACAGGGGGCAGCCCCTGGCCGGGAGCTTGTCGCCGTAAGCGAGGGGTTTGGAGACTGTACAGCAGGGTCACCACAATGGCCCGAAGCTTGTCTTTGACATTTTCCTGGAAGGGAAAGATTGTTCCTCCCTGGAACAACCCCAAGCCCCAGCCCTGACCGGGGCCCCCACCAGTACGCTGAAGACTCTCCTCAAGCTCGGAAAGGGATTGAGGGAGACGGAGACACAAGTGGGAAAGTCGTGAGGATGAGAAGAGAGACCACGGCAGGAAGGAGCTTTCCCTTAGGGTGAGGACCAGACTTCACTTCTATATATaaaaagttctaggccagcctgggctacatacagacACTGCatctcaataaaaaataaataaataaataaaaaacagaaaatcaggCAGAGAGGCAAAAGTAGGTAGAAAGGAGCTCAAAGGAGAGACTGCTTAAtacctagatttttttaaaaaaaaaaatatgtggaatTCTTCACAAATTTATGTGTCATCCTCAGGCAGAAGTCATGCTAGCTTTCTCtgtcattccaattttagtatatatgctggtgtgtgtgtgtgtgtgtgtgtgtgtgtgtgtgtgtgtatctgtgtgggggtataaacacatgaatgcaggtatccaaagaagccaaaagggtgtcaggtctcctggagctggagttgcagggcATTCCTGGCCCCCCAAGGTGGGTACTGGGATCCAAACCTGGGTCACCTGCATGAGCAGGACGATCTCTTAGCTGTTGagcatctttctagccccttgGAGCCCAGAGCTTACAACAAGGTGTGAGTGCGGCCGGGAAGAGGTAAGGAAAAGGCATGTCATAACGGTGTCACTTAGAGACCAGAAGGCCGTGCTCACTTGCAGCTGGAACGTGGTGTCTCCACAGACCCGGTCACTCTGGTGCTTCAACAACACAGTGCCCGAGGACTGATGCTTGAGGTCATCCGGGCCTCGGCTCAGGAAGGTCACCCGTGGGACCTGGCCCCGGAGCCTCCGGTCTGTGTCCCCATCTAACATGTACTCCAGGGCTGTGGCACCGAGGGAGAAGAGCGAAGTCGGTGAGCTGAGGACCCTGTTCCCGGGGTGCCCTCCGCTCTACCCTGGAAGCCATCCGAGAGAGCAGCAGGTGAGGACTCACCCACTGCAGGGTTGTAGCTTCTGGGCTCAGCAGTGTAGCTGAAACAGATCCTTACGTCCACGCTGCAGGGGAAAGGGAGGCTCTTGAGCAAGCAAGACCCCAACCCCCTTCTGCCACAGCCCAGACCCACAccaaggaagagaggcagaggaagcacgTGCGGTGTCCTCCCCCGCGCTCCCTTCTCGTCTCTGCTCACCAGACCGAGCGTCCGCCAGCGCAGTTGGGCTGCTCTAGGTCGATGGCTCTCGGATCGATGAAGATCTCTTGGGAGACGTGAAGAACAGGTCTGGCCCTGGGCACGGAGAGTTCATTGGGTAGGAAAGGAGAGGATGTGAGGTTAGGCGCACTCCACAGGTTCCTAGTGAGACCGGAATGAAGTCGGAGCTACAGGAGGGTCGGACAGCCCGGAGGCCGCCTACCTGAAGAGCGCAGCAGTATCAGCCAGGGAGCCCACGAGCAGGTCTGGGTAGTCGTTTCCGTCCACATCCAGGCCACCGGACAGGGAGTAACCAAAGCTCTTGATGCTCACGGCCTCACCCTCCAGCACCTGGAGACCACATAGTCAGCCTCCTTGAACCCCAGTTTTCCCaatcctccctcccctgccctcagcAGCCcttactcccctccccccaggatcATCCCCTCACATCAATGACTCCCCTCACCTGTGAAGGCTTGACAACCACTCCCAGGCTGCTTCCGTGGTAGATAAAGACTTTCCCATCTCCATCAAAGGGAGCTCCCACGGCAATATCTGGGGGGCATGAGAAGAAGCATCATGGGGCTGTGGAGGATGATGGACAAGGTCCATACCCAGTTTCCCTCGTCCAGTCCTGCAGGATACGTTTCCAGTTGCATTGAGGAGCTGCACACATCATTTTCAATCCTCTTGGCCGCTCCCTCCAGATATCACTAGCTCAGCTTGGCTGAGTTATAGTGGAAAtccactccacccctccccacactGAGCTTTCCCAATCCCAGTCACACCTGGGAAGCCATCTTGGTTGAGGTCGCCCAAGACAGCCAAGCTGATTCCAAACATGGAGTCGGGGGAGCCACAGATCCGGAGAGGAGGGACATCTGCCCAGTGGCCACCCTGGTtcgtgtacacatacacagcaccTCCCAGCTCTTCTTGGCGCTCAAAGAAGTAAGGGGCACCCACAATCAGGTCTGGCCAGctgtgggagagggagacagtTTGGGGCCCTGTAGACCAAGGGAGTCGGGACGAAGTGCAGAAGCCACTCCTGGACCCAGGGGCACACTCCTCTGGTCTCCTCTCACCCGTCATTGTTGAGATCAGCCACAGCCAGCGAGTAGCCAAAGCCGGAGGTCAAGCGCTCCCCAGACAACACAACCTCGGGTATCAGGCGGCTGGCGCTATCCTTGCGCAGAATGACCACGGCCCCCGTGTGGTTGGCACGGGGGGCCCCAGCCACAAAACTCAGCTCTTCTGCACGCAAGAGACCCTTCCCAGAGTCGATGGAGAAACCTGGGTGAGGAGATCGGTTACTATGAGTGATTTCCCAAGAGCCAGAAGCCAGGTGATTCCCCTGGAGCCACAAGGAAGAGAGAGTGGCTCCCCAGTCACCACCGCTATGTCTGGACTATTCCTCCTCACCCACCAGGGCCTAGAAATCCTTACAGCCCTCCTGGTCGGACACACGGATGTGACATAGACTGGGTGGCTTGGTAAGAGGGCCTGGGCCGCAGCAACGGGATTGGGCCAGGGCTACCACCATTCATGCCCAGCCTGGGGAACTGGAGAGGAGGGACGTCCTTTCACACCCCGGAGGCCCATTGACATCCAATGCACCTTCTTTACCCCCACCGTCCCTACCCTGCCAGGGAGAAAGTTTTACATGTATGGGAAGAAGACATGGGCACAAGGAAGAGCTTGCCTCACCCACATGTTTCCTGGGCCACATTTCATCCTTGTTCGTATGCAGAAGAAGATATGAACAGCTACGAGGGGCCTCACCCACAAGGCTAGAGCTCCCTCCAACACCAGCCCATCATCCACCCCCAGAGGAAGTTCCCTAGAGGTCAAGACTGTCCTTCCAAGCAGGGTTAACCCTGGGCCTCTCACTCCACCTGGTCTTCCTCCATGAAGGCCCGTGGCTCGCCGCCCTCAGGCCTGTCAATTGTACCTAATTCTCCCCTGCAGTGTGGGCCCAACATGTATTTCCCTGGGCATATATGTTGGGGGAGAGCCGGGAAGGAAAGGACACTCCCTGGGAGAGAAGCGGGAAGGCCAGGGCCACACCCCAGGGCCCAGGACGCAGGAGCTTACAAACCTAAATAGCTATTCAAGGTCAAGTCTCCGGCTGGTCCTGTGAGCCGGTCAGCAGGGTCCAAAGTTTTATACACCAGCTGGTCAGGGTCTGAGCTATCAATGTTGGTCACAAAAAGcaaccctgtggggggggggcaggtcgGAGAGAGACACCAGGGGAAAGCCAGCAGGAGAAGGGAACTCAGAGCAGGGAGCGAGAGACGGAGAGAAGGCCAGAAGGCAAAAagggaaggacaggaagaaagTGAGTGAAAccaagaagccagacacagaaggacgggagcatggagagagagaggaaaagagaaaggagcagAGTTAGAGTGGTTCTGGACCAGGGAGGGGTCCCTACCAAAGTAGCTGTTGGCAGGGACCGGAATGAGGCGGGGGTCTTGCTCCTTCTCGCCCCCAGCCTCGTAGGGCCCGTCATCCAGGTCTGCCGGGTCCGATGAGCCCTGCACACAGAGCTCCACCCTGGCTGTGCCTGTAAGGACAGTCCTGTTAGTGCTCCAGGCGGGAGAGAGGCGCACCCCTCAGACCAGCTCTGTTGGACAGACACACACGGgaagcccctcccctcctcctcggCCCCGCCTCCACCATCTATCTCCCTAGCCCAAGCTTCTAGGgtccgcccccccctccccacggCATCACACTCACCGAGTGTCAGTTCAGCCAGTGGTAGCGTGCAGAGACGGGAATGGCAGTGATGAGGTATGGGCTGTTGCTGTGTTGGAGCATGCAGGCCCTGGCCCAGCCGTGCATGTGGGAGCTCATGCCAACATGTAGATAAACACGCGGCCATGCGATGGAGAGGAGGGACCCCCATTCATTTATGTGCCAGCAAGATGGGAGCGGAAGGCATGGCCGTGCCCCAGTTCAATACGCCAGTGAACTCGTGGTCATGCTTGGCCATGTGCTGCTGGCAATCCCATCTCTGAG
This is a stretch of genomic DNA from Peromyscus leucopus breed LL Stock chromosome 18, UCI_PerLeu_2.1, whole genome shotgun sequence. It encodes these proteins:
- the Itga7 gene encoding integrin alpha-7 isoform X3 encodes the protein MSHTGPGNLLSSVWLSLAFSLRVEVAGRAPGDPEGRERTAWLSQLLASALPHLYQLCHLLPASCFPGLPESRRLLVGAPQALALPGQQANRTGGLFACPLSLEETDCYRVDIDQGANVYKESKENQWLGVSVRSQGPGGKIVTCAHRYESRQRVDQILETRDVIGRCFVLSQDLAIRDELDGGEWKFCEGRPQGHEQFGFCQQGTAATFSPDRHYLVFGAPGTYNWKGTARVELCVQGSSDPADLDDGPYEAGGEKEQDPRLIPVPANSYFGRDPSLVQNHSNSAPFSFPLSLHAPVLLCLASWFHSLSSCPSLFAFWPSLRLSLPALSSLLLLAFPWCLSPTCPPPTGLLFVTNIDSSDPDQLVYKTLDPADRLTGPAGDLTLNSYLGFSIDSGKGLLRAEELSFVAGAPRANHTGAVVILRKDSASRLIPEVVLSGERLTSGFGYSLAVADLNNDGWPDLIVGAPYFFERQEELGGAVYVYTNQGGHWADVPPLRICGSPDSMFGISLAVLGDLNQDGFPDIAVGAPFDGDGKVFIYHGSSLGVVVKPSQVLEGEAVSIKSFGYSLSGGLDVDGNDYPDLLVGSLADTAALFRARPVLHVSQEIFIDPRAIDLEQPNCAGGRSVCVDVRICFSYTAEPRSYNPAVALEYMLDGDTDRRLRGQVPRVTFLSRGPDDLKHQSSGTVLLKHQSDRVCGDTTFQLQENVKDKLRAIVVTLLYSLQTPRLRRQAPGQGLPPVAPILNAHQPSTQRTEIHFLKQGCGEDKICQSNLQLVQARFCSRTSDTEFQPLPMDVDGTRALFALSGQPFIGLELTVTNLPSDPAQPQADGDDAHEAQLLVTLPASLHYSGVRALDTVEKPICLSNENASHVECELGNPMKRGAQVTFYLILSTSGITIETTELEVELLLATISEQELHPVSVRAHVFIELPLSISGVATPQQLFFSGEVKGESAMRSERDVGSKVKYEVTVSNQGQSLNTLGSAFLNIMWPHEIANGKWLLYPMRVELEGGQGPGKKGICSPRPNILRLDVDSRDRKRRELEQPEPQETPEKLEPSTSWWPVSSAERKRNITLDCAQGTANCVVFSCPLYSFDRAAVLHVWGRLWNSTFLEEYMAVKSLEVIVRANITVKSSIKNLLLRDASTMIPVMVYLDPVAVIAEGIPWWVILLAVLAGLLVLALLVLLLWKCGFFRRNSPSLSFPTNYHRAHLAVQPSAMEVGGPGTVGWDSSSAQSTPRPLCPSTMQ
- the Itga7 gene encoding integrin alpha-7 isoform X6; the protein is MGRIPSCDSLRPPGICYLLSFLFAGLLLPRAVAFNLDVMGALRKEGEPGSLFGFSVALHQQLQPRPQSWLLVGAPQALALPGQQANRTGGLFACPLSLEETDCYRVDIDQGANVYKESKENQWLGVSVRSQGPGGKIVTCAHRYESRQRVDQILETRDVIGRCFVLSQDLAIRDELDGGEWKFCEGRPQGHEQFGFCQQGTAATFSPDRHYLVFGAPGTYNWKGTARVELCVQGSSDPADLDDGPYEAGGEKEQDPRLIPVPANSYFGLLFVTNIDSSDPDQLVYKTLDPADRLTGPAGDLTLNSYLGFSIDSGKGLLRAEELSFVAGAPRANHTGAVVILRKDSASRLIPEVVLSGERLTSGFGYSLAVADLNNDGWPDLIVGAPYFFERQEELGGAVYVYTNQGGHWADVPPLRICGSPDSMFGISLAVLGDLNQDGFPDIAVGAPFDGDGKVFIYHGSSLGVVVKPSQVLEGEAVSIKSFGYSLSGGLDVDGNDYPDLLVGSLADTAALFRARPVLHVSQEIFIDPRAIDLEQPNCAGGRSVCVDVRICFSYTAEPRSYNPAVALEYMLDGDTDRRLRGQVPRVTFLSRGPDDLKHQSSGTVLLKHQSDRVCGDTTFQLQENVKDKLRAIVVTLLYSLQTPRLRRQAPGQGLPPVAPILNAHQPSTQRTEIHFLKQGCGEDKICQSNLQLVQARFCSRTSDTEFQPLPMDVDGTRALFALSGQPFIGLELTVTNLPSDPAQPQADGDDAHEAQLLVTLPASLHYSGVRALDTVEKPICLSNENASHVECELGNPMKRGAQVTFYLILSTSGITIETTELEVELLLATISEQELHPVSVRAHVFIELPLSISGVATPQQLFFSGEVKGESAMRSERDVGSKVKYEVTVSNQGQSLNTLGSAFLNIMWPHEIANGKWLLYPMRVELEGGQGPGKKGICSPRPNILRLDVDSRDRKRRELEQPEPQETPEKLEPSTSWWPVSSAERKRNITLDCAQGTANCVVFSCPLYSFDRAAVLHVWGRLWNSTFLEEYMAVKSLEVIVRANITVKSSIKNLLLRDASTMIPVMVYLDPVAVIAEGIPWWVILLAVLAGLLVLALLVLLLWKCGFFRRNSPSLSFPTNYHRAHLAVQPSAMEVGGPGTVGWDSSSAQSTPRPLCPSTMQ